In Spiroplasma litorale, a single genomic region encodes these proteins:
- a CDS encoding RluA family pseudouridine synthase translates to MDQKINYYFDSKPTRLDKYLTEKLQSEYNFSRTYIKKIIESNNVKVNKIIVKPKYLLQLNDFIEIDIPNPESLETLPEDIDFKVIYEDSDILIIDKPNGLVVHPAPGNLSGTLVNGLLYRIKDLSSINGFFRPGIVHRIDKFTTGLLIVAKTDLAHKNLVKMLSENKIYKEYIALVHGVIDSNSGLIDAPIGRHRTDRKKMAVTEINSKRAITKFSVIKRFQKNTLICCNIETGRTHQIRVHLSYINHPVVGDPLYAYKDDKKIDFGQYLHSHKLIFNHPITNKKIEFVSDIPEEFNVRINMIEN, encoded by the coding sequence ATGGATCAGAAAATTAATTACTATTTTGACTCCAAGCCTACAAGACTAGATAAGTATTTAACAGAAAAGCTACAATCAGAGTATAACTTTTCAAGAACTTATATAAAAAAAATAATAGAATCAAACAACGTTAAAGTAAACAAAATTATTGTTAAACCTAAATATCTTTTACAGTTAAATGACTTTATAGAAATTGATATTCCAAACCCAGAAAGTTTAGAAACTCTTCCAGAAGACATTGACTTTAAAGTTATTTATGAGGATAGTGACATTTTAATAATAGATAAACCAAACGGATTAGTTGTTCACCCTGCGCCTGGAAACTTAAGTGGAACTCTTGTTAATGGACTTTTATATAGAATAAAAGATTTATCTTCAATAAATGGTTTTTTTAGACCAGGAATTGTTCATAGAATTGATAAATTTACAACCGGACTTTTGATAGTTGCAAAAACAGATTTAGCACATAAAAACTTAGTAAAAATGCTTTCGGAAAATAAAATATATAAAGAATACATTGCTTTAGTTCATGGTGTAATTGATAGTAATTCAGGATTAATTGATGCACCAATTGGTAGGCATCGAACAGACAGAAAAAAAATGGCTGTTACAGAAATTAACTCAAAAAGAGCTATAACAAAATTTAGCGTAATAAAAAGATTTCAAAAAAACACCTTAATATGTTGCAATATTGAAACTGGCAGAACCCATCAAATAAGAGTTCATTTAAGTTATATAAATCACCCAGTTGTAGGAGATCCTCTATATGCTTATAAAGATGATAAAAAAATAGATTTTGGTCAATATTTACACTCTCATAAGTTAATATTTAATCATCCAATTACTAATAAAAAAATAGAATTTGTATCTGATATTCCAGAGGAATTTAATGTTAGAATAAATATGATAGAAAATTAG
- a CDS encoding ABC transporter permease, with protein sequence MKYNRRKVFKIIFGIQWSNYKGDIFIIFSGWFITIITMVVWLAFKNAGENIVYDSFILASAIGIGTIRNCLFNFIKTIHDFQRHDFFQRLFSTRISKTLVFSTMILFNQIVNIIVTGSLILIAMAFEDQREIIKHVNWEIFLVGFFLLVFLSNAMAFAIGLSVKKLETAFVIGNIYYFGPVYLIGLGIPYKTLEKSEGVIIASFIFPQRYMLNIMASGWVNDPKMLDNTFSYGGNYWIPYVVSVVLILLALWLLVYIFKSKYENDNKKFKRYSNTKKHLGIIYAIKRSSSIEELDRIIELRNMLNKNVKVKTPKGRVKHKWKNQKN encoded by the coding sequence ATGAAATATAATAGAAGAAAAGTTTTTAAAATAATATTTGGTATTCAATGATCTAATTACAAGGGTGACATATTTATAATTTTTTCTGGATGGTTTATTACAATTATTACAATGGTAGTTTGATTAGCTTTTAAAAACGCTGGCGAAAATATTGTGTATGATTCATTTATTTTAGCTAGTGCAATTGGTATTGGTACAATAAGAAACTGTTTATTTAATTTTATTAAAACAATACACGATTTTCAAAGACATGATTTTTTTCAAAGATTATTTAGCACGAGAATATCTAAAACCTTAGTATTTTCAACTATGATTTTATTTAATCAAATAGTTAACATTATAGTTACAGGATCACTTATTTTAATAGCTATGGCATTTGAAGATCAAAGAGAAATTATAAAACATGTTAATTGAGAAATATTTTTAGTTGGATTCTTTTTATTGGTATTCTTATCAAATGCTATGGCTTTTGCGATTGGTCTGAGTGTAAAAAAATTGGAAACAGCTTTCGTAATTGGTAATATTTATTATTTTGGACCTGTATATTTAATTGGTTTAGGTATTCCTTACAAAACATTAGAAAAATCTGAAGGAGTAATAATAGCAAGTTTTATATTTCCACAAAGATATATGCTAAATATAATGGCTTCAGGTTGAGTAAATGATCCAAAAATGCTTGACAATACTTTTAGTTATGGGGGTAATTATTGGATTCCATATGTTGTTAGTGTTGTTTTAATTTTACTTGCATTATGACTTTTGGTTTATATTTTTAAAAGTAAATATGAAAATGATAATAAAAAGTTTAAAAGATACTCAAATACAAAAAAACACCTTGGAATTATTTACGCAATTAAAAGATCTTCATCTATTGAAGAATTAGACCGTATCATAGAACTTAGAAATATGCTTAATAAAAATGTTAAGGTTAAAACTCCAAAAGGTAGGGTGAAACACAAATGGAAGAATCAAAAAAATTAA
- a CDS encoding signal peptidase II — protein MNSKMAFIKSYLKNYKYLWKFKIIICAPIIAFLLFLDWLSKGLINSSMIQGEKKDFIKGFIGFEYKINPGAAYGMNSGSPTLAISIAAVVSIFLLIIFLFLKDKYWLIGLSFMIGGSYGNLLARIWAPFDEYSKVYGGVIDFLKWDFSFLGSNEYIFNLADLFVNIAIGLIILALIIYLVDELIRVYYKKNDVLYEKYVEFRSTISKLYIIYWHKFYKKDSEFKMTFKEYYIKRKQLIREFKEDKRKILNGSEN, from the coding sequence ATGAATTCAAAGATGGCGTTTATAAAAAGTTATCTTAAAAATTATAAATATCTTTGAAAGTTCAAAATTATTATTTGTGCTCCAATAATTGCTTTCTTGTTGTTTTTGGATTGACTATCAAAAGGTTTAATTAACTCAAGTATGATACAAGGTGAAAAAAAAGACTTTATTAAGGGTTTTATTGGTTTTGAATACAAAATAAACCCTGGAGCTGCTTATGGTATGAATTCAGGGTCTCCAACTCTTGCGATATCTATAGCTGCAGTTGTTTCTATTTTTTTATTAATTATTTTTCTTTTTTTAAAGGATAAATATTGATTAATAGGATTATCATTTATGATTGGTGGTAGTTATGGAAACTTATTAGCAAGAATTTGAGCACCATTTGATGAATACTCAAAAGTTTATGGGGGAGTTATTGACTTTCTAAAATGAGACTTTAGTTTTTTAGGATCAAATGAATATATATTTAATTTAGCTGATTTATTTGTTAATATTGCAATTGGTTTGATTATACTAGCATTAATTATTTATTTAGTTGATGAATTAATTAGAGTTTATTATAAAAAAAATGATGTATTGTACGAAAAGTATGTAGAGTTTCGATCAACAATATCAAAACTTTATATAATTTATTGACATAAATTTTATAAAAAAGATAGTGAGTTTAAAATGACTTTTAAGGAATATTATATAAAAAGAAAGCAATTGATAAGAGAATTTAAAGAAGATAAAAGGAAAATACTAAATGGATCAGAAAATTAA
- a CDS encoding ATP-binding cassette domain-containing protein codes for MEHNDWLVTLENVSKVFNKKIWAIKKVNLKIYKGEGLSVIGPNQSGKSILGRLIAGQIKPTGGILEYNFTQEDALSSIGFQFRQTTWPDGFKIREIFNLYKEIYNINDKEWLDEVINTFDISSRWNQLLSSCNTSWLQLFSIALAIMHKPELIVLDEVSSTIGIDFKVRILNFLKKYKENNNATFVIISPDDSTFHYLCNRVIVLDTGLIMSDDYTDEWDVNLNFESYSLKVMEAIQNKEVSVKPDPIFKPILQNFDVHYNLFKEKYNKFLEINEQYENEKEVVEIKNINYYINELNEKLIYVSTSALNKKNIDTLKSMIIQLIKYVKKLRKKMSKISNDIIYKKSIFVFLDKISFFIYYLDNTLIKIFKSNNILVYVNEKNANLSEKEISKLSMLKKKYIQEEIRLMKQENRIIKRIEKRK; via the coding sequence ATGGAACATAACGATTGGCTTGTAACATTAGAAAATGTCTCAAAAGTTTTTAATAAAAAAATTTGAGCAATTAAAAAAGTAAATTTAAAAATATATAAAGGTGAAGGTTTAAGCGTTATTGGACCTAATCAATCAGGTAAAAGTATTTTAGGTAGACTTATTGCTGGCCAAATAAAACCAACTGGAGGAATTCTAGAATATAATTTTACACAGGAAGATGCTCTTTCTTCAATTGGTTTTCAATTTAGACAAACAACTTGACCTGATGGTTTTAAAATTAGAGAAATATTTAACTTATATAAAGAAATATACAACATTAATGATAAAGAATGACTAGATGAAGTTATAAATACTTTTGATATATCTTCTAGATGAAATCAATTATTAAGTAGTTGTAATACATCATGACTACAATTATTTTCTATAGCTTTAGCTATAATGCATAAACCAGAATTGATAGTTCTTGATGAGGTTTCATCAACAATTGGTATTGACTTTAAAGTTAGAATACTAAACTTTTTAAAAAAATATAAAGAAAATAATAATGCAACCTTTGTAATTATTTCACCTGATGATTCAACCTTCCATTATTTATGTAATAGGGTAATAGTTCTTGATACTGGTTTAATTATGTCAGATGATTATACAGATGAGTGAGATGTAAATTTAAATTTCGAATCTTACTCTCTTAAAGTAATGGAAGCAATACAAAATAAAGAAGTTTCTGTAAAACCTGATCCGATTTTTAAACCTATTTTGCAAAATTTTGATGTACACTATAATTTATTTAAAGAAAAATATAATAAGTTTTTAGAAATTAATGAACAGTATGAAAATGAAAAAGAAGTAGTTGAAATAAAAAATATAAATTATTATATTAATGAGTTAAACGAAAAATTAATTTATGTATCAACATCAGCTTTAAACAAAAAAAATATAGATACTTTAAAATCGATGATAATTCAACTTATTAAATATGTTAAAAAGTTGAGAAAAAAAATGTCCAAAATAAGTAACGACATAATTTATAAAAAATCAATATTTGTGTTTCTTGATAAAATAAGTTTTTTTATTTATTATCTTGATAATACTTTAATTAAAATATTTAAGTCTAACAATATACTTGTTTATGTAAATGAAAAAAATGCAAACTTAAGTGAAAAAGAAATAAGTAAATTAAGTATGTTAAAGAAAAAATATATTCAAGAAGAAATTAGGTTAATGAAACAAGAAAATAGAATTATTAAACGTATAGAGAAAAGAAAATAG
- the ileS gene encoding isoleucine--tRNA ligase, which translates to MKKNYKDTLLMYKTDFDMKADLKIKEPLIEKEWEEEDIYNKKLILNKNKKQFILHDGPPYANGNIHVGHALNKILKDIIVRWKNTTGFYSPYIMGWDTHGLPIETAITKTGVDRKKTDPIKFRELCKEYALEQVAKQSEQFKRLGIFTDYNKKYLTLSKDFELSELKLFKKMVEKNLVYRDLKPIYWSPSSESALAEAEIEYKEVRSPSIYVACEIIDDKRFKSTSLVIWTTTPWTIPSNQLIAVGEDLGYSLIKNNKTNNNYIIASDLVESFTEILEWDNFEVLDNFKGSELVRINYKHPWYSDKTGFTVLGHHVTSESGTGLVHIAGGFGEDDFEIVKSHNIKPFAPIDNQGKFDQTVNDKKLEGVFYEDANKIVGEDLENRGILLKLKFVKHSYPHDWRTKKPIIYRATSQWFLGLNSIKSEIDNVILKQVNTNPEWSKERLRNIIKERNDWTISRQRLWGVPILAFFDENKKPILNSEIIDYSIKIIEKEGINKWFSKEVDLFLPDKFKNKGWTKEQDILDVWFDSGSSNIALQEEYGYQRPYDLYLEGNDQYRGWFNSSMINSVIYDGNPAYKFVITHGMTNDEKGKKMSKSIGNVIDPNEITNDLGADILRLWVFTTDFTDDQRLGKDILKQVTESYRKIRNTLRFLLNNLVDFDPNKNYKKDLEEVDQYALHRLSNVKNKYIESMNNYNFNQSYKILNNYIINDLSSFYLDFIKDIIYVYGKDSLRRRQVQTVMYEQLWCLVDLLKPVLVHTMEEVYKTANLLEKEQSVHLLDISNQDFSMNETFDTRWSLVMELKNKALEALEQARNNKIIKKNFDAVLKIKLNKNNDFIRKIKDLNKIFIVNSIYFYDELIDDVTNIADIDVSLKEGEKCARCWTISDKLIDDLCSNCAIVLKEIGDF; encoded by the coding sequence ATGAAAAAAAATTATAAAGATACTTTATTAATGTATAAAACTGATTTTGATATGAAAGCTGATTTAAAAATCAAAGAACCTTTAATAGAAAAAGAATGAGAAGAAGAAGATATTTATAACAAAAAGTTAATATTAAATAAAAATAAAAAACAATTTATATTACATGATGGACCGCCATATGCAAATGGAAATATTCATGTAGGTCATGCTTTAAATAAAATTTTAAAAGATATTATAGTTAGATGAAAAAATACAACTGGATTCTATTCGCCTTATATTATGGGTTGAGATACACATGGTTTACCAATCGAAACTGCTATTACAAAAACAGGTGTAGATAGAAAAAAAACAGACCCTATAAAATTTAGAGAACTATGCAAAGAGTATGCTTTAGAGCAGGTTGCAAAACAGAGTGAACAGTTTAAAAGACTTGGTATATTTACTGATTATAATAAAAAGTATTTAACACTTTCAAAAGATTTTGAATTAAGTGAACTTAAATTATTTAAAAAAATGGTTGAAAAAAACTTAGTTTATAGGGATTTGAAACCAATTTATTGATCACCATCAAGTGAGTCAGCACTTGCCGAAGCAGAAATAGAATATAAAGAAGTTAGGTCTCCAAGTATTTATGTAGCTTGTGAAATCATTGATGACAAAAGATTTAAATCAACAAGCTTAGTTATTTGAACTACAACACCGTGAACAATACCATCCAACCAATTAATTGCAGTTGGAGAAGACTTGGGGTATTCGTTGATAAAAAATAATAAAACTAATAATAACTATATTATTGCAAGTGACTTAGTAGAGAGTTTTACTGAAATATTAGAGTGAGATAATTTTGAAGTTTTAGATAATTTTAAAGGTAGTGAGCTAGTAAGAATTAATTATAAACATCCATGATATTCTGATAAAACTGGATTTACAGTTTTAGGTCATCATGTTACAAGTGAATCTGGAACAGGTTTAGTTCATATTGCAGGTGGTTTTGGTGAAGATGACTTTGAAATTGTTAAGTCTCATAATATTAAACCTTTTGCTCCAATTGATAATCAAGGTAAATTTGACCAAACTGTTAATGATAAAAAACTTGAAGGTGTTTTTTATGAAGATGCAAACAAAATTGTAGGTGAAGATCTAGAGAATAGAGGAATTTTATTAAAATTAAAATTTGTTAAACACTCTTATCCTCATGATTGAAGAACAAAAAAACCAATAATATATAGAGCTACAAGTCAATGATTTTTAGGACTAAATTCAATAAAATCAGAAATTGACAATGTAATATTAAAACAAGTAAATACAAACCCCGAATGATCAAAAGAGAGATTAAGAAACATTATAAAAGAAAGAAATGATTGAACAATTTCTAGACAAAGACTTTGAGGTGTACCAATACTTGCATTTTTTGATGAAAATAAAAAACCTATTTTAAATTCTGAAATAATTGATTATTCAATTAAAATAATTGAAAAAGAAGGGATTAATAAGTGATTCTCAAAAGAAGTAGACTTATTTTTACCAGATAAATTTAAAAATAAAGGTTGGACAAAAGAACAAGACATATTAGATGTTTGATTTGATTCTGGCTCATCGAATATTGCTTTACAAGAAGAATATGGTTATCAAAGACCTTATGACTTATATCTAGAGGGAAATGATCAGTATAGAGGTTGGTTTAACTCATCAATGATAAATTCAGTTATATATGATGGAAATCCAGCTTATAAATTTGTAATTACCCATGGAATGACTAATGACGAAAAAGGTAAAAAAATGTCTAAGTCTATTGGTAATGTAATTGACCCAAATGAAATAACTAATGATCTAGGGGCTGACATTTTAAGACTTTGAGTATTTACAACTGATTTTACTGATGATCAAAGATTAGGTAAAGATATATTAAAACAAGTAACTGAATCATATAGAAAAATAAGAAATACTTTAAGATTCTTGTTGAATAACTTAGTTGATTTTGACCCTAATAAAAATTATAAAAAAGATCTTGAAGAAGTTGATCAATATGCTCTTCATAGACTATCTAATGTAAAAAACAAGTATATTGAATCAATGAATAATTATAATTTTAACCAATCATATAAAATACTTAATAATTACATTATTAATGATTTATCTTCATTTTATTTAGATTTTATAAAAGATATTATTTATGTCTATGGAAAAGATTCATTGAGACGTAGACAAGTTCAAACAGTAATGTATGAACAGTTGTGATGTTTGGTTGATTTATTAAAACCTGTTTTAGTACATACAATGGAAGAAGTTTATAAAACTGCAAACTTACTCGAAAAAGAACAGTCTGTTCATTTATTAGATATAAGTAACCAAGATTTCTCAATGAATGAAACTTTTGATACTAGATGAAGTTTGGTTATGGAACTTAAAAATAAGGCTTTAGAAGCTCTTGAACAAGCAAGAAATAATAAAATTATAAAGAAAAATTTTGATGCAGTATTGAAAATAAAACTTAATAAAAACAATGATTTTATTAGAAAAATTAAAGATTTAAATAAAATATTTATTGTTAATTCAATATATTTTTATGACGAATTAATTGATGATGTTACAAATATTGCCGATATTGATGTATCATTAAAAGAAGGCGAAAAATGTGCAAGGTGTTGAACAATAAGCGATAAGCTAATTGATGATTTATGTTCAAATTGCGCAATTGTTTTAAAAGAAATAGGTGATTTTTAA
- a CDS encoding alpha/beta hydrolase, protein MDFLVENLFNIINKKNNDSREYLSKFKSKDLIKLYDEAVQSEIGNGFNLNIDYDRIEEVSFKTFDDKQLKGVYYKNKNSKKWIVALHGYSSSKESSFISSFFLSKLGYNVFAFDFRNHGGSDPSPITLGVHEQNDLNYALDFLNKNFKIKKVVLIGYSMGAHVLNRYSLSNQYKKHKVKLGISDSTFLHLSEVLKTLLSSYAKILNNKMSEGIVKKLLEIYNKKHKIDVLEKSIIESSSICKKSFPIFFIHSKEDVITSYKDSEKIYDLRNVFVKNDRIKIFEKGEHIRTYIEHNEEYTNMVFDFVKKKK, encoded by the coding sequence ATGGATTTTTTAGTTGAAAATTTATTTAACATTATTAATAAAAAAAATAACGATTCAAGAGAGTATTTGAGTAAATTTAAATCAAAAGATTTGATTAAACTCTATGATGAAGCAGTCCAATCAGAAATAGGAAATGGATTTAATTTAAATATTGATTACGATAGAATAGAAGAAGTTTCTTTTAAAACTTTTGATGATAAACAACTCAAAGGAGTATACTATAAAAATAAAAATTCTAAAAAATGAATTGTTGCTTTACACGGTTATTCTTCATCAAAAGAATCTTCTTTCATATCTAGTTTCTTTTTAAGTAAACTTGGATACAATGTTTTTGCATTTGATTTTCGTAATCATGGTGGTTCTGACCCATCACCTATCACTTTAGGTGTTCATGAACAAAATGATTTAAATTATGCATTAGATTTCTTGAATAAAAATTTTAAAATAAAAAAAGTTGTTTTAATTGGTTATAGTATGGGAGCTCATGTATTAAATAGATATTCTCTTTCTAATCAATATAAAAAACACAAAGTAAAATTAGGGATATCAGACTCAACTTTTTTACATTTAAGTGAAGTTTTAAAAACTTTATTGTCAAGTTATGCTAAAATCTTAAATAATAAAATGTCTGAAGGTATTGTCAAAAAACTTTTAGAAATTTATAACAAAAAACATAAAATTGATGTACTAGAAAAATCAATTATTGAATCTTCGTCTATTTGTAAAAAATCATTTCCAATTTTCTTTATTCATTCTAAGGAAGATGTAATTACAAGTTATAAAGATTCAGAAAAGATTTATGATTTAAGAAATGTTTTTGTTAAAAATGATAGAATCAAAATATTTGAAAAGGGGGAACATATTAGAACTTATATTGAACACAATGAAGAGTATACTAATATGGTTTTTGATTTTGTAAAGAAAAAAAAGTAA
- a CDS encoding ABC transporter permease, with product MEESKKLITSPKGSNYRVFNRLYFLWIKSFIFSPLNMFLGVFLIIFTQFIWLAFKSSDPFIFASALGSLIVRNSCHTFYRTLNLSRTTGFTNRLIYTKANNFLRPLSHLAASLTINFVVSIIMLGLTVIFFEEQRVLLSGVNWFMFISGAFLLWLLSVLICYTIYIFFKNYMLGNIVAIILYMLCYNLLGLAFPYQSIAKLEWLNVILYLLPQRYMMNVMQAGWVNATNLVYQSNEFPWSNVDFKLTNNLWLPYLVTFGFILIFFFINYLHLANKSKQFKKDDYGSSIIVKLSNKYIREIKRCTTIDDLNQLRNKHLEETGHSVTIKKNIEKKTQKVTKRKE from the coding sequence ATGGAAGAATCAAAAAAATTAATTACAAGCCCAAAAGGTTCAAACTACAGAGTTTTTAATAGACTATATTTTTTATGAATAAAATCTTTTATTTTTTCTCCTTTAAACATGTTTTTAGGAGTATTTTTAATAATTTTTACACAATTCATATGACTTGCTTTTAAAAGTTCTGATCCATTTATTTTCGCAAGTGCACTTGGTAGTTTGATTGTAAGAAATAGTTGTCATACATTTTATAGAACACTAAACTTAAGTCGAACAACTGGCTTTACAAATAGACTTATATATACAAAAGCTAATAACTTTTTAAGACCATTATCGCATTTGGCGGCAAGTTTAACAATTAATTTTGTTGTATCTATAATTATGCTTGGTTTAACAGTTATATTTTTTGAAGAACAAAGAGTTTTATTATCAGGTGTAAATTGATTTATGTTTATATCAGGCGCTTTTTTGCTATGATTATTATCAGTTTTAATTTGCTATACAATATATATATTTTTTAAAAACTATATGCTGGGAAACATTGTTGCAATTATACTATATATGCTTTGTTATAATTTACTTGGACTTGCATTTCCATACCAAAGTATTGCAAAACTTGAATGATTAAATGTTATTTTGTATTTGCTTCCACAAAGATATATGATGAATGTAATGCAAGCTGGTTGGGTTAATGCTACAAATTTAGTTTATCAATCAAATGAATTTCCATGGTCTAATGTAGATTTTAAACTTACAAACAATTTATGGTTGCCATATCTTGTTACATTTGGTTTTATTCTAATATTCTTTTTTATTAATTATTTACATTTAGCAAATAAATCAAAACAATTTAAAAAAGATGATTATGGGTCAAGTATAATAGTTAAACTTTCAAATAAATATATAAGAGAAATTAAAAGATGTACAACAATTGATGATTTAAATCAATTACGTAATAAACACCTTGAAGAAACTGGTCACAGTGTTACTATTAAAAAGAATATTGAAAAAAAGACTCAAAAAGTGACAAAAAGAAAAGAGTAA
- a CDS encoding deoxycytidylate deaminase, with protein sequence MSKRTDYIDWDTYFLAMVKLNAMRSKDPDTQVGAIIVNDLKHIVSTGYNGLPRGLDDDKYPWSRNGEIENSKYAYVVHAELNAILSSGTSVRDCTLYTSLFPCNECAKSIIQAGIKKIIYSNDKYNETALNKIAKKMFKDAKVETIYKKEVFIEIKY encoded by the coding sequence ATGAGCAAGAGAACCGATTATATTGATTGAGATACATATTTTTTAGCAATGGTTAAATTAAACGCTATGAGAAGCAAAGATCCTGATACACAGGTTGGGGCGATCATAGTTAATGATTTGAAACATATTGTATCTACAGGTTACAATGGATTACCAAGGGGATTAGATGATGATAAATATCCATGATCTAGAAATGGTGAAATCGAAAATAGTAAGTATGCATATGTAGTGCATGCTGAACTTAATGCGATATTGTCATCTGGTACAAGTGTCAGGGATTGTACACTATACACTAGTTTATTTCCTTGTAATGAATGTGCAAAAAGCATAATTCAGGCTGGAATCAAAAAAATTATATACTCAAATGATAAGTATAATGAAACGGCTTTAAATAAAATCGCAAAAAAAATGTTTAAAGATGCAAAAGTTGAAACAATTTATAAAAAAGAAGTTTTTATTGAAATTAAATATTAA
- the rnhC gene encoding ribonuclease HIII, which yields MTNKTIKNVSDKLINQIKIKYANFIVSINNKNIDFFIKTNDFSLNIFKNKTILLQSKHVINFEEILEINGAENKLFKPKTEEYEKVDKNVTCEESIGCDEVGVGDFFGPLVIAACFIDNNLLNNSVIHRIKDSKKLTDIQIESIYNDIKNVVKYSVYVMDNDTYNKLHFKYKNGNILKALAHNKTINDIINKLNHFKKTRVILDQFVNKNKYFEYLKTEKDIYQNIEFVTKAESKFISVACASIIARHYFINNVKMLEKKYKISLPFGASNEVKLLVRKYKKEFGDETRNFIKLHFKDD from the coding sequence ATGACTAATAAAACTATAAAAAATGTAAGCGATAAATTAATTAATCAAATAAAAATTAAGTATGCTAATTTTATTGTAAGTATAAATAATAAAAATATTGACTTTTTTATAAAAACTAATGATTTTTCACTAAACATTTTTAAAAATAAAACAATTTTATTACAATCAAAACACGTAATTAATTTTGAAGAAATATTAGAAATAAATGGAGCGGAAAATAAATTATTTAAACCAAAAACAGAAGAATATGAAAAAGTTGACAAAAATGTCACATGCGAAGAAAGTATTGGTTGCGATGAAGTTGGTGTTGGTGATTTTTTTGGTCCATTAGTAATTGCAGCTTGTTTTATTGACAATAACTTATTAAATAATAGTGTTATACATAGGATTAAAGATTCAAAAAAACTAACAGACATTCAAATTGAAAGCATATACAACGATATAAAAAATGTCGTTAAGTATAGTGTTTATGTAATGGATAATGACACATACAATAAATTACATTTTAAATATAAAAATGGAAATATTTTAAAGGCATTAGCTCATAACAAGACTATTAACGACATTATAAATAAATTAAATCATTTTAAAAAAACAAGGGTTATTTTAGATCAGTTTGTAAATAAAAATAAATATTTCGAATATTTAAAAACAGAAAAAGATATTTATCAAAATATAGAGTTTGTAACAAAAGCAGAATCAAAATTCATTTCTGTTGCATGTGCAAGTATTATTGCAAGACATTACTTTATAAACAACGTTAAAATGTTAGAAAAAAAATATAAAATTTCATTGCCTTTTGGGGCTAGTAATGAAGTTAAATTATTAGTTCGAAAATATAAAAAAGAATTTGGTGATGAAACAAGAAACTTTATAAAACTTCATTTTAAAGATGATTAA